DNA from Tripterygium wilfordii isolate XIE 37 chromosome 15, ASM1340144v1, whole genome shotgun sequence:
TTACAGAAAGCCATAATGTTCACACCCTTTGCACCGAGCGCCGGTCCCACAGGCGGCGCCGGAGTCGCCTTCCCTGCCTCCAGTGCCAGCTTTATCACTGCAACCACTACAAACACAGAAACCCCATTTCAGCACATCAACGCAGAGAGAATAAACTATAAAAATAAGCAAGTGACGATGTATGTACCTTTCTTTGATTTCCCTCCTGGTTTCGGAGGAGCCATCGCAATAACGGAGAGGCGTCGTTGAGTTGAAGAGAGAAGCAGAGAATGCTTGTTAGTGAGGAATCGGGGAGAAATGCTTCGGCTCGAAGATATGTTGATAGGCGAAGCGAGAAGGGAGGAGGAGAGATTTGCATTATTGTTGCTAGTCCTTAGTGGAAGCGAAGAATTAACTTGATAACACGGTAACATTGAAGACGCCATTGTCAGAGAAATTGAGAGAGCGAGAGGAAGCAGGGAAACGAACGATGAGTTTTGGATAAAACCCGATGTATCCATCCATTCATGTCTTCGAGGCCCTTAATGGGCCTTAGGAGCCCAAAAGTCAAATGTTTCAGCCCAAAGAGACCAAAAGCTGATTGTCTCGAGCCCAAAAGAAATAAGGCTTCCTACAGTATACTGTGATACATGACAGTTTCCTCATCCGTCCCCAAGATTACGCCGTTCTCTCTCAACATCCGGATTTTGCCAGCGCAGAAGTTTTCCCTCGCAATCAGTTCAATGTATTATCTCTTCTGGTTAATATTGCATCTGGAGgtattgatttgatttgagatTAACTAGTTTATTACTTTGCGAATTCTTTGAATATCTGAGACACTTTTATATCTCGTGGCAAAAAAAAGTTACGGGAGAGTTGATGTTCACTGCAACTCCTACAATTAAGGTTCTGATTGTTCGAATGACTGATGATTCTGCTTTGAAGTGCGCAAAAACAACTTATTATGATAGTGACTAAGGAGTTCAATCATTGGTAGAAGTTTCAAGTTATTTTTGTTGGTATTTTCCCATGAATCAGTCAAGTGTATAATCTTGGATTGGATTCTTGGAGACTACCGCAATGGAAAGTTGGTTAAATCAACACTGCCAGGTTGCAGGGTGTTAGGAAGGTTAATGGCTTGCAAGTAGTGAAGGCTTGTCATTAAGGAAGAATGTGCAAATATTCTTGTTTCCCTCTTCTCTTAGTTTTCTCAACTTATCTTCTGACAAAACGTTAGGATCTTACAATACTGATATTGTTTTTcgaacaataataaataattgagTTCCTTATCAAAAGTGCTGATCAATTCAATGAGCTTGGGAGGTGATAGTTGGTAAATGCTTAAAGTCAAGTCAATTATCAGCTTTATATCGGTCAAGGGTAAAGAAACTATGTAGTATTATGTTTTCCAACTAGATTTCACATGCTAGAAGGTTACAAATAGAATAAtagaatttaaaatatataaatcttACATAAAAAAAGGCACTTATGAAACATTAGCAGACTTTGAAAACTTGAACCTGTAATCAGTAATCTTCAGAATTAGACTGTTAAATCATTGAACTCACAGAATAGACTTCTCATAGTATGCACTTTATCAATGCATTTTAGGTTCCCAAAATAGTACTGCATGGAGACTTTGCGGATTAAGTCTATCTTCTCCAGAATATACTGCAGGTTTTGTAATAAAGTTGAGATGAATGAAGAGTCAATCAAGTGCcattaaatttattttgaggCTCCTATATATCTGAAGTGCTTGTGTGAGTGACAAAATGTTGAGCCTATGGCATAGCTTATTAGGAAATTCAACAAAAGAATGTCAGTAATCATCCTCATAAGATTGTAAAACTTCTGTTCTCACAGATACGGGACTAGTCACATTGTGAATTCCATCAGTCCAGGTTAGACTCCCAAAAAAGTACCCTGTGTTCACTTGGTGGATCGTCGTGACAGTAACAGTATAGGATATCTTCTTGGTTGTTGAGTTAAAGACCAGAACACCAGGGTTTAACACCATAGTTATGCCAAATGGGGAATCAATCATAGCTTTATAGATGGCTTTAGAGGCTCCTGCATTTGTGACGGTTCTGGTGATAGTGGTTGAATGCCTGAGACTTGGTATAGTTATGGAAGGTAGGTTTATGTCCAAAAGGGACGGTTTTTCACTAGGGCAAACTATAGACCGACCCACGAGCCGAGAGATAGCGGAGTTGTTGTAGTCCATGGCACAAAGGTAATGCATGTAGTCCACTGTTCCCATGTCGTATACTAGACCAGGGTCTGCTGCTCCATTCGGATTCACAATACCTCCTCCGTAGTCGAATGGATTAGCAAGTTTTTGAGGTGATCCATCAGCAAATATTGGAAAACCTGATTGATCTTTTCTCCATGCTGCATTGCAATTTGTGAAAATTAAATATCTGATGTAGCAATTATAGTCATAACATTTTTCAAAGATCGACTCAGAAAAAGGATTATTCAAATGTCATACCAGTTGTGACCAATGCTGATTTAATGGCTGCAGGTGACCAGGTAGGGTGCAATGCTTTGAGAAGAGCTACTATTCCAGCAACATGAGGAGTGGACATTGATGTTCCTGAATGCATGACATATCCACCATCTGCCAGTTGATCGAGAGGAGAAGTGGCCGCTAATATGTTCACTCCAGGTGCAGTTATATCTGGCTGTTTCATGCCACAATCGACAAAATCATTAACAGAATTATGAAGAGTAGTGAAGCATAGCTGTTCAGTGAGTTGACATGTTTCTATGAAATTGTCGGCATTATATACACTTGTATTTGGATATGTTGGCTTGTCCAAGTCGGGGACTAAAGAGTATTCTATGGTCATAAAGATAGAGTCAACAAATTTGAGTACTAGAATGAACCTTGAGTATGGCTGGAGCAATGGAATTAGGCCCCCTGGATGAGAAATATGCAACCTTTGCCAGCGTACGCTTGCCCACCAGTGTTTTAGAGTGGCTCAACTTTGCTTCTGGAGACCTGCATATTCCAACATAAACATAGTTTCGAGGATGAACCTGGAACCTGATAATGGTAATGATGAAGTCAAGATTGTACTAGTCTTGACTGTACCTCGTAGAACGAATGTAGAAGAGTATATGTGTTCCAATCTCAAAATCAACTTCTATACAAGGGAAGTTATCGCCACATGAAGTCAAGACATCGGTAGGATTCTTGGCAACAATAAGCCCTACTCCACCCGCCGCTCTTACAACTGCTGCAGCTCTGAATATGCTCACCCTAGGGGTTGTTGATGCAAAGCAAAGCACCACCTTTCCAGCAACCAAACTTGGACTAACCGACAGAGCCTGACAAACACTGCAAGCAGATAATTCAAATCATGCCTTTATTCCGGAAGCAGCAAGTTAGATGTATTAGATTAAACAAACTACCCTGCAGAGTTGGGATCAAGCCCCGAGGCCTCTGGATATACTAAGCGTCTAAAACCTATCTCCTTCCCTGTGTATAAGGCTTGACCCTGCAAAATGTGTATCAGACGAATCAGTTGCTGCTTTGTGCAGATTTTAATGGCAACTGGCATTTGCTTTTAAGAGTTGTAGATCATACCAGAAAAGTTTTGTTGTTGCCAAGTTTTATGGCAGCGGGGAATGTTCGATCAATGGTGCTTGCTGCAACGGTTAGAATCCACGGAGCAGTATTCTGCACTGTCTGAGCTGACGGCCCATCGTTTGCAGCTCCACAGACAACAGTGATTCCCCTGGTCACAGCATGAAAAGAACCAGTAGCAATTCCGTCACGTTCATCGACATCTGAAAATAGAGGAATTGAAGATCCAATTGAGAGCGATAACACATCAACCCCATCATGAATGGCTTCATCCAAGGCTTTCAATATATCTGCAGATGCACATTGCCCTCCAAGCACATTCCAACACACTTTGTATATGGCTAACCGGGCATGAGGTGCACCACCCCTTACAGTCCCAGAAGCAAGTCCTTTGTAGCTCACATTGCCAACAAAAGCTCCAGCTGCGGTGCTGGATGTGTGCGTTCCATGTCCATTTGCATCTCTTGGGGACAAGTACTCTTGATTATCTGATGTATTCAATGGTTGTCCATACTCAGCTAGAAATCCATCGACAAACCAACGAGCTCCAATGATTTTTCTGTTACAACGAACTTTGCCATTGGAATGCTTCCCAGATTCACAAACACCCTTCCAACGTGATGGGATCGGCCCCAGTCCTTCATCTTTGAAAACTTCAGACTCTGGCCATACTCCTGCGCCATTGAGTAATTTATTAAGAGATCATTCTATTTGTCAATGTAGGTGAAAGAAACAAGCAACGGCGTTCAATTGGGATGAACCTGTATCAAGGACACCTATGATTACACCATCACCCATTTTGCTGCTGACAAGAATGCTGCTTGGAGAACTAGAAGAGAGGCCAAGGAAATCCCAACTCCTCGTTGTTTGCAGCCTATGAATCCTATTTGGTATGACTCGAATGACCCCAGGCAACTCTGATAGTCAGCAAATGCGTGGATAAATATGATTTCGACATGATTATATCCTTTTTCGGTGCTCCCTGTTGAAGAGATTAATATAAAGAAGTATACCAGCAAGTCTTTGTGCCTGAGACTCTGTAAGCTTGGCAGCAAATCCAGAGAAGCCATGCTTGTAACTGTAAATCATCATATCTGAAGCAATTTCTTTGCTGCAATCAATGTGATTAGATGGAAATATATCAAGTGATTATCATATTGAAACTcatattcttctctctctctctctctctttttactTAATAAATGGTCTTACCTCTCAACTACAGTTGCAAGCATTTCATGATGATAATCTACAGCTAGTGCTGGATCATTGTGCTGGTTCTCTCCGAGATAAACGATGTGAACCTGTCGAGAGAAGAAACCCATAACAATCCCATACTGGATTCTTTGTGTGAAAAACAAGAACTGGAGGGTTAAGTTTATGAGATGCAGAAAAATGACATACTTTGCTCTTGCCCTCGACCATGGCCATCATGAAGCCGTAACCATTGAGGACAGAGAGAATAACCAGAGCTAACAAGAACTTCAGCTTGCTCATGTTATCTGTTTTTCTTTCTGTAAAGATTAGACAGAGATTTTGATGATATAAGGTATCAAATAAAAGGATCAAGAGATTTCAGACCTCAGAAGTCAGAATTATAAATTCAATATATGGAAATTTTGGTGCATTCTTTGCAAGTCATGTGTATGTGCACACATGACTTGTAAGGTTTGGTAAACTTTAAAGCTTCTGAAAACTAACCAACAAAATTGATTTAAAGTGAAACTATTCAAACCTCAATTTCCACAACCCATTTCAGACACACAGAATAAGAATCCCATAAGAGAACAATTAGAGTGACATGAAAAACAGATTAATTCATATCACTTACCTTACACGCTCTGGTCATCTAAAGGGCAATAGAAAGTGCACTCCACGCCCCAGCACTTGTTTTATACTCCAAAAACATTTCCTTTCTTAGTTTCATTGGTTTTCTTGTGAACCCAGAAAAAGGAAGAAGTCATTGAAGGAAGCTTCGTCTGCTGGAAGTTTCAATCTTTGTTTTGGGTCAACCACAAAGGTGTGGTGGTGCACAAACGCCATaaactttgattttgttgaaattAATGAAGAGTTGAATATTCTAATGTGGAAACGGAATTAGTCCAGAAAAATGTGCTCTTGTACGTGTGAAGAGCATATGAAGATGTAGGGATTGGTTTGTGTGTCAATTTAAATTAATTGGAGAGAAATTTAGAGAGGTGGGAAATTCTAAATGCAAGTCAAACATATGACACCAGCTTGCAtaactttttgtttttaaaaaaacttgcATAAATGACCTCATTCGTGTACATTATTTATTCCAAAAGCTCTCTGTaaaaagtttttattttttttatttttatatcatcTAAATTTGTAGTCACTACTTTTCGAATGTGTTCTAGATAAATTTACAGGTTCACGTGATAGTTTACAAACCACGCATGTCAGATAAGCACATACTAATTCTATACGAGTTCGATAGAAATAAAATCCACGACCTTCGACTAATGAAGACTCCCTAATAACCAGTTAAACTACGAGTTTATTCCTTTCTATGTTCTTAATTCTTTCTATATCTCACAATCATGAGTACCTACAAAAATCAtaaagaaaatgacatgtaacccatcagtTTGATAATTTACGGGAACCCAACAAGTTTGttctattgatttaatcaatggaataactttaTTATACtattttatcccaaaatttattgtctaaaatttattatcttttaaaacacagtctataattcattgtttttgaaattccattgaaaaaaataatgtaattgagatttacccgataaaactcatcgacaatggatcttattaAAAAGAActttatgtgttgattctgaatatataattttaaaaaaaaaatctaacatatattttgagaattacaacattttaaaatttcatttaagatattTGTACTTCAGGGGATTACCATTATATGGGCTACTTACAAAGAACGGAAATATAGAATAGGTCTTCACTTCTCACGAATTAACGCGCAACCCATGACTCCAAATTGGCATGGGCCCATTCGCAATTGCTTCTTCAGGATCCACAATCAGGTGGGCTTACAAATCTTCAGTCATGGGCCTAAAATAACGTTGCAGGTCCACAGATAACTTGGGCTGAACTTTTTACCTGAAGAGTTTGATCATTTGAAGCATGTAGAGGTTTGTTAGGCGAACACTCGACACGTGCACCGTAAGAatccaaaaattaattttggacGTGCTAAAAGTTTAACCGccaaatttaaatttcaaaaatttgaaagatactgagattaaaaaagaaaaagcctcTTCGCAGGGGCTGTGTTTCTTCTAATTCGTAGAATCACGAGGACGATTGATTTCTTCAATGATTTTCGTGTAATGGAAATGGAAGCTGCGAGAGGATGATGACGGCCGGTGAAGGAACAGGCGGAGCATAGAGACGACGCAAGAGAGAGCAAAGAAGGTTCGGTACTCTACCTCTGCCCTGTTTGTCGCTGAAAACTTGTatgtctttcttcttcttcttctaatctATGTTGATTTAGCTCTTTATCCTGATACTAATCTGGCCGAGTAAAAGACATATGAAGTGTGATTTGTTTTTGTGGATTAATTCGATAATTAGACATTTGATTAACGATGATGATAGATTGTCATGACTTGTTcttcataattattattattactgaaATTAGTTAATGTTACCAGCTATACTAGGAGTCTATGAAGGATTATGATGGATTGGTTTGATTTGATATTGGTACTTTTACGTGTGTGAACACATTTAGGTATGGTATTCTGTCATGCAATTGAATTTCCATGACTAATCTTCATaatcaataaaaacaaaacaatcaattcgagATAAAGAACAAGCACTCACTGATTTTGTTTTATACAAACCTGATGTATATTAGGAGGCGAACAATCATATACATGAATAATTGACTGAATTTGATGATGTATTGAGATGGTTTGAATGCACATCCATGGCAAGTATATTAGTCAATATAGCTAGTGTAATTAATGAGTGATTTTAGATCATTATGCACCACAGTGGGATGCTTCTTTAATTATCAATCACTAAATCAAATAGACCGATTAGATCATACGAGGAACAACACTAAACCAAATTAGCTCATGTAAGGTAACATGTCCCAATCAGATCCTAACTTTGAATCGTGTTTACATGACCCAAATTGACTATTAATTACTGGCATTCTGCAGGGATTCATTGGTTAATTCTGCGAGGTTTTTGGTTGTTAAAGGTTGacactttatatttttttactatGTGATTATGTGGTGGACTCTTCTGTttttggttggtgttttgagTTGTGGAATGATTTACTGTCCAATTTGAGCTATGATTGTTTGGTAGAGGATCTGATTTAattctcttaaaaaaaattccattacACTGTTCACTTTGAGTATTGCACATCAAGCCTCAGCTACCATCTGCAGAAGAAGCAAGCCCATAACACACACAGAATAAAGTATAAAGTTGAGTGAGGGAGAGGAAAAGGGTGTCCCTTTGACATTTGATTCCATCAAATTTTCAGGatagaaagaagaaatagaTTCCAGTCATGCCATGCTTTTTCAAAATATGGTTTAAacttgcaaaatcaaaactTGATGGATTTTGGGGATGGTGTGTTTCTCCATTTTAAACGCCAGGATGTTAACATTTTGCCTTATAGTTTGTTCCCACACACCTAACGAAAGGAAATGAATTCTCTGTTGAATTGTCCTAATTAAATTAAGATCTGAAAAAGTTGCTATAATTTGTTTTGTGTCTATTTCAATGAAGCTTGTTTTTATATGACAAGAAATCACAGGTCTTTAACCAATGTAAATTTCGGCTGTAGATCTTTCGAAGTAAATAGTAAAGTGTTGATGAAGGAGTTAAATTCGACTTCTCCAATTGAAATTTAAAAGATTGTTTGCTTattatattctttattttcaaattgaaatAGTCTTTGATGATTTATAATAAAGTTTCACCAAACTAGCAAATCTTTCAACAATAAAGTTGCTATATAGTTTACTAAACCttttttcccaaaataaaattaacattttttttttttaaaaaaactcaattatcatgcatttttcatattaaatttgttttttgtttcgaacaaa
Protein-coding regions in this window:
- the LOC120016785 gene encoding 50S ribosomal protein L11, chloroplastic yields the protein MASSMLPCYQVNSSLPLRTSNNNANLSSSLLASPINISSSRSISPRFLTNKHSLLLSSTQRRLSVIAMAPPKPGGKSKKVVAVIKLALEAGKATPAPPVGPALGAKGVNIMAFCKDYNARTADKAGYVIPVEITVFDDKSFTFVLKTPPASVLLLKAAGVEKGSKDPKLEKVGKVTLEQLRTIAAEKLPDLNCTTIESAMRIIAGTAANMGIDIDPPVLEPKTKLV
- the LOC120016784 gene encoding subtilisin-like protease SBT3.3 — translated: MSKLKFLLALVILSVLNGYGFMMAMVEGKSKVHIVYLGENQHNDPALAVDYHHEMLATVVESKEIASDMMIYSYKHGFSGFAAKLTESQAQRLAELPGVIRVIPNRIHRLQTTRSWDFLGLSSSSPSSILVSSKMGDGVIIGVLDTGVWPESEVFKDEGLGPIPSRWKGVCESGKHSNGKVRCNRKIIGARWFVDGFLAEYGQPLNTSDNQEYLSPRDANGHGTHTSSTAAGAFVGNVSYKGLASGTVRGGAPHARLAIYKVCWNVLGGQCASADILKALDEAIHDGVDVLSLSIGSSIPLFSDVDERDGIATGSFHAVTRGITVVCGAANDGPSAQTVQNTAPWILTVAASTIDRTFPAAIKLGNNKTFLGQALYTGKEIGFRRLVYPEASGLDPNSAGVCQALSVSPSLVAGKVVLCFASTTPRVSIFRAAAVVRAAGGVGLIVAKNPTDVLTSCGDNFPCIEVDFEIGTHILFYIRSTRSPEAKLSHSKTLVGKRTLAKVAYFSSRGPNSIAPAILKPDITAPGVNILAATSPLDQLADGGYVMHSGTSMSTPHVAGIVALLKALHPTWSPAAIKSALVTTAWRKDQSGFPIFADGSPQKLANPFDYGGGIVNPNGAADPGLVYDMGTVDYMHYLCAMDYNNSAISRLVGRSIVCPSEKPSLLDINLPSITIPSLRHSTTITRTVTNAGASKAIYKAMIDSPFGITMVLNPGVLVFNSTTKKISYTVTVTTIHQVNTGYFFGSLTWTDGIHNVTSPVSVRTEVLQSYEDDY